A stretch of the Nitrospirota bacterium genome encodes the following:
- the rfbD gene encoding dTDP-4-dehydrorhamnose reductase, with amino-acid sequence MKYLITGKNGQLAQEFIGRFEKQGIAYAAPDEAQLDITDSHCVAEAVASWKPGVILNCAAYNLVDKAEQEGEKAFAVNSAGPEHLARAAADHQAVIVHFGSDYVFDGLKERGLYAEEDPVNPLNVYGQSKLSGEERVEQACPRHLILRLSWVFGAGKQNFIYKLRTWAESSEYLKIACDEFSVPTHTRTVVDCTLKAIAQGLTGRYHLTNSGFCSRYEWAKLILATLNSSKFIRPVSMDSFNLPAARPKFSAMTNDAIARTLGIGIPSWEESVRSFLKDQA; translated from the coding sequence ATGAAATATCTCATCACGGGGAAAAACGGTCAGCTGGCCCAGGAATTCATCGGGCGTTTTGAGAAACAGGGGATAGCCTATGCCGCCCCTGACGAGGCGCAGCTCGACATCACGGACTCTCATTGTGTCGCCGAAGCTGTCGCCTCCTGGAAACCCGGTGTCATCCTCAACTGTGCCGCCTATAACCTCGTGGACAAGGCGGAGCAGGAGGGGGAGAAGGCCTTCGCCGTCAATTCCGCGGGCCCTGAACATCTCGCCCGTGCGGCCGCGGACCATCAGGCTGTGATCGTGCATTTCGGTTCTGATTATGTTTTTGACGGATTGAAAGAACGGGGGCTCTATGCGGAAGAAGACCCGGTCAACCCGCTGAACGTATACGGTCAGAGCAAGCTTTCGGGAGAAGAACGGGTCGAGCAGGCCTGTCCCCGGCACCTGATCCTGCGCCTCAGCTGGGTGTTCGGTGCCGGCAAACAGAATTTCATCTACAAGCTCCGGACCTGGGCGGAGAGCAGCGAATATCTGAAGATCGCTTGTGATGAGTTCTCGGTGCCGACCCATACCAGGACCGTTGTGGACTGCACGCTGAAGGCAATCGCCCAGGGTTTGACCGGCCGGTATCATCTGACCAACTCCGGGTTTTGTTCCCGGTATGAGTGGGCGAAGCTTATCCTCGCTACCCTCAACAGCAGCAAATTCATACGGCCCGTGTCGATGGATTCGTTCAATTTGCCGGCGGCACGGCCAAAATTCTCGGCAATGACGAATGACGCCATCGCCAGGACCCTGGGTATCGGCATTCCATCGTGGGAGGAATCGGTCCGGTCCTTCCTGAAGGATCAGGCATAA